Proteins encoded together in one Hevea brasiliensis isolate MT/VB/25A 57/8 chromosome 16, ASM3005281v1, whole genome shotgun sequence window:
- the LOC131174649 gene encoding uncharacterized protein LOC131174649, translating to MDGDGNQEEMKVLSLFGIYTEAYKIISSRRKIFNQIIISLILPLSLLLLADVKVSNALFARIIQNEGKLQETRPNTPRYEKLSDRISSEWTYFWVFKAAYCTLLLVFSSLSTAGVVYTAACTYIRQEVTFNKVTSFISKVWKRLMVTFFSSYVSLFLYVRITLLVIERARFFPHSLCFRALGCEIMAISYSTHHVRYPLLSKWDTNSGLPIWNYHTQTWTAFLRYFNLADLLRWLFVIGLVYLSIIWQMAIIVSVLEEASVIKAMIRSKELIKGKKGTNAGIFLMLSLCVIIVRGQYEKQFVQYGSLPDMLISFGLTVHTVTYFVCKSCRHENIDQFVRLDNLQVHPHDT from the exons ATGGATGGAGATGGAAATCAAGAAGAGATGAAGGTTCTCAGTCTGTTTGGCATCTACACAGAAGCCTACAAGATCATCTCCTCTCGCAGGAAAATTTTCAACCAGATAATCATTTCCCTGATCCTCCCTCTATCTCTGCTCCTCCTAGCTGACGTGAAGGTATCAAATGCTCTCTTTGCAAGGATCATCCAAAACGAAGGGAAGTTACAAGAGACGAGACCCAATACCCCAAGATACGAGAAACTATCCGATCGTATTTCCTCTGAATGGACCTATTTTTGGGTTTTCAAGGCCGCATACTGCACTCTTCTTCTCGTTTTCTCTTCTCTATCAACCGCTGGAGTCGTTTACACAGCAGCTTGTACGTATATCAGGCAAGAAGTAACTTTCAACAAGGTAACCAGTTTCATCTCTAAGGTATGGAAAAGACTCATGGTCACCTTCTTCTCTAGCTATGTTTCTCTATTTCTTTACGTCAGGATTACACTGCTAGTAATTGAAAGGGCTAGGTTTTTTCCTCATTCTTTATGCTTTCGGGCATTAGGCTGCGAAATAATGGCCATTTCGTATTCAACCCACCATGTCCGATATCCTCTGTTGTCTAAGTGGGATACGAATTCGGGACTCCCAATCTGGAATTACCACACTCAAACATGGACAGCGTTTTTGAGATACTTTAATTTGGCTGATCTTTTGAGATGGTTGTTTGTGATTGGATTAGTCTATTTGAGCATAATTTGGCAAATGGCTATTATCGTATCTGTTTTAGAAGAAGCATCTGTGATCAAAGCCATGATCAGGAGCAAGGAACTGATTAAAGGTAAAAAAGGGACCAACGCTGGTATATTCTTGATGCTTTCCTTATGTGTTATAATCGTAAGAGGACAATATGAAAAGCAGTTCGTGCAATATGGTTCTTTGCCAGACATG TTGATATCATTTGGCCTCACTGTTCATACAGTGACCTACTTTGTCTGCAAGTCATGTCGCCATGAAAATATCGACCAGTTTGTACGGTTGGATAACCTTCAAGTTCATCCGCATGATACTTAG